A part of Caretta caretta isolate rCarCar2 chromosome 1, rCarCar1.hap1, whole genome shotgun sequence genomic DNA contains:
- the LOC125633291 gene encoding olfactory receptor 51G2-like, with the protein MSAVNDTKFKSAMFLLTGIPGQEDVHLWISIPFCFMYAISIVGNSVILFITKTDPSLHEPMYIFLSMLAITDLGILISTLPTILGIYLFNSREISLDTCFVQLFFIHSFQCIESSILLLMAFDRFVAICNPLRYASILTLPRIAKMGLVFVLIRFALTAPLPFLLKRFRYCRANVLSHSYCVHQEVMKMACSDITVNSIYGLVVTFLTMGLDSLLIFLSYVMILKTVLSIASHVECLRALNTCVSHLCVVLLFYMPEISLSVIHRFGKGSSPLLQILLGYVYLLVPPLMNPIVYSVKSRHLRDKIIRVFLQ; encoded by the coding sequence ATGTCAGCTGTCAATGACACCAAATTCAAATCTGCTATGTTCCTTCTCACCGGGATCCCTGGGCAGGAAGATGTGCATCTCTGGATCTCTATCCCCTTCTGCTTTATGTATGCTATTTCGATAgtaggaaattcagtcattctgttcattacaaaaacagatccaagcctccatgagcccatgtacattttcctttccatgttggccATCACAGACCTTGGCATACTGATATCCACCTTGCCGACAATACTGGGCATATACTTGTTTAACTCTAGGGAGATCAGCCTTGATACCTGTTTTgttcagctgttcttcatccactcATTTCAATGCATTGAATCCTCCATTCTCTTGCTGATGGCTTTTGACCGCTTTGTcgcaatctgtaacccactgagatATGCTTCCATCTTAACCCTGCCAAGAATAGCCAAGATGGGACTTGTCTTTGTCCTAATACGGTTTGCCCTAACAGCCCCACTCCCCTTTCTCTTAAAACGGTTCCGATACTGTCGAGCCAATGTCCTCTCCCATTCTTACTGTGTACACCAGGAGGTCATGAAGATGGCTTGTTCGGATATCACAGTCAACAGCATCTATGGCTTGGTTGTTACATTCTTAACTATGGGGTTGGACTCGCTGCTCATCTTCCTCTCTTATGTGATGATCCTCAAGACAGTGCTGAGCATCGCATCCCACGTGGAGTGCCTCAGGGCCCTGAACACCTGcgtctcccacctctgtgtcGTTCTGCTCTTCTACATGCCTGAGATCAGCTTGTCTGTGATACACAGATTCGGGAAAGGAtcttctcccttgctgcagattctTCTGGGTTATGTCTACCTGCTCGTCCCGCCTCTGATGAACCCTATAGTATACAGTGTGAAAAGCAGACACCTTCGTGACAAGATAATCAGGGTGTTCCTCCAGTGA